GTTATTCGAGAATCGTGTGGGTTTCCCGCATGAGCTTTTTTTCATGCAATTGGGAGCGCTCCCAATTAAGGAGGTGAGCGGATCGAACGAGAATGTTGTCGACAAATGCAACGCCCTGCCTTTTTGACCAAGTTTTAAGTGTCTATGAGGAGCAGTTACACCATGACTAACCGTCTCAAGGCTTTAATCCCGGTCGTCGTAATGATGGCCCTGGTGGTGATGTCGGTGGTGCCCGGCATGCCCGCCAAGGCGCAGTCTGAACCGGTCACCATCAAGATCTTCGTCGGGCTTGGCACGGGCTATCTGCCCGAGCAGCAGGCAGCCCAGGTCGCTCTGGCTGATGAGTGGAACGCCGCTCATGACGACATCAAAGTCGAATTTGAATTTCACGACAACGACACGGCTCGTGACGAGCTGCTGACCCGCGTCGCCGCCGGTGACGCGCCCGCGATCGTCGGCCCTGCCGGTGTCCGTTCCGTGTACGAAACCAGCGAACTGTGGGCGGACCTGACCTCCTACATCGAGCGCGATTCGGAAGAACTGGGCCTGGACGACTTCGACGCCGCCAGCCTGGGTCTGTACGAATTGGGCGACAAGACGATCGCTCTGCCGTTCGGCGTATATCCCTCGTTCATGTACGTGAACGAAACGATCTTCAACGACGCCGAAGTGGAGCTGCCCCCCACCGAAATCGGTGCGTGGAGCTGGGCCGACCTGCGCGACAAGGCGATGGCCGTGACGCAGGACGCGAATGGCGTTTACCTTGGCGAAGAAGGCTTTGACCCGGACAACATCGAGGTCTACGGCTACTTCCCCTTCTGGACCAACTTCCGCGCCAGCACCATTCTGTTCAGCCCGACCGACGCAGGCGTCCAGCTCAATGACGACGGCACCGTGACCGCGACCTTCAACCAGGAAGCGATCCAGCAAGCCGTGCAGTTCTATCAGGACGCAATCTTCGTCGATCACTTCGAGCCGAATATTGATGCCGAAAACGCGATCAGCGAAGGCGTGACCAACCCGTTCGTGTCGGGCCGCGTCGCGATGGGCGCGAGCCACACCTGGCTCTTCGGCGGTATGCAGGAAGCGATCAGCAGCGGCGCATTCACCGACCAGTGGAACGTCTACCCGATCCCGGCTGCTCCCAACGGCATCACGACTGCCCGCGTTCACGCGGACACGTTCGCCATCATGGACAGCTTCGAAAACAAGGACGCCGCATGGGAAGTCCTCAAGTGGCTGACCTCCGGCGAACCTGCTCTTCAGCTCGCGACCACCTACGGCGCGATGCCCGCTCGCCTGTCGCTGCGCAGCGACTGGGAAGCGACCTGGCTGGAAGCTTTCCCCCAGCTCAACCTGGACGTGGTCTACGGCGCGCTGGAATATCTCGACGCCCCCAACCACGAAGGCTACATGCCCAACTACGCGCGCGCCTGGGACGCGCTGGAGCAGTACTGGAACAACCTGCGCTCGCAGCCGGACTTCGACGCGATCGGCGAGCTTGATGCCGTGAACGCCCAGGTTCAGGAACTCTTCGACGAGGCCCTGTCCGGCGAAGCTACGGACTACGTACCGACCGCCGTCGCTACCGAAGCGGCTCAATAAATCGTTCGCACCGTCGTCTATGCGGTGGCCTCCGGGTCACCGCATAGCCTTCATTGCACTGTCCCCTCTGGTTTTCCGCAGCGGCAGGCTTCCGGCGCCGTGAAAACCGAGTGACGCCGAGGTTAGAAGGATGTCCCAAGTCGATTACGCAGTCCACGATGAGCTACAGTCCGGTGAGACTCCGCGCCGGAGGACCCTGGCACCCCGGCGCGCGCAGATTCTCTGGGGCTACGTGTTTCTTGCGCCGTGGATCATCGGGTTTCTGATTTTTGTGTTCGGCCCCATGCTGGCCTCGCTGTACCTCTCACTGACCGATTACAACATCGAGCATCCGAGCGACACGAAATTTATCGGTTTTGACCACTATCAAAGAATGTTCTCGGTAGATATTGTGCGCGAGGACGCCGCCGGCGCGGTTCAGCTTCAGTCCGGCTATCAGGATGTGTTTAACATCGGCGATTATCATTTGACCGCGAGGGACCAGCGCTTCTGGAAGTCGATCCAGGTGACGTTGAACTTTGCGCTCTTCTCGCTGCCGGTCAATCTCATTCTGGCGCTGACATTTGCGGTGTTGACCAATACCAGGGTGCCCGGAGTCACTCTCTTCCGAACCCTGTTTTACTTACCCAGCGTGA
This sequence is a window from Aggregatilinea lenta. Protein-coding genes within it:
- a CDS encoding extracellular solute-binding protein, with amino-acid sequence MTNRLKALIPVVVMMALVVMSVVPGMPAKAQSEPVTIKIFVGLGTGYLPEQQAAQVALADEWNAAHDDIKVEFEFHDNDTARDELLTRVAAGDAPAIVGPAGVRSVYETSELWADLTSYIERDSEELGLDDFDAASLGLYELGDKTIALPFGVYPSFMYVNETIFNDAEVELPPTEIGAWSWADLRDKAMAVTQDANGVYLGEEGFDPDNIEVYGYFPFWTNFRASTILFSPTDAGVQLNDDGTVTATFNQEAIQQAVQFYQDAIFVDHFEPNIDAENAISEGVTNPFVSGRVAMGASHTWLFGGMQEAISSGAFTDQWNVYPIPAAPNGITTARVHADTFAIMDSFENKDAAWEVLKWLTSGEPALQLATTYGAMPARLSLRSDWEATWLEAFPQLNLDVVYGALEYLDAPNHEGYMPNYARAWDALEQYWNNLRSQPDFDAIGELDAVNAQVQELFDEALSGEATDYVPTAVATEAAQ